Proteins from one Oenanthe melanoleuca isolate GR-GAL-2019-014 chromosome 1, OMel1.0, whole genome shotgun sequence genomic window:
- the FUNDC1 gene encoding FUN14 domain-containing protein 1 encodes MAARRPRSASDHDSDDDSYEVLDLTEYARRHHWWNRLFGRNSGPIVEKYSVATQIVMGGVTGWCAGFLFQKVGKLAATAVGGGFLLLQIASHSGYVQVDWKRVEKDVNKAKKQLKKRANKAAPEINTLIEESTEFIKQNIVVSSGFVGGFLLGLAS; translated from the exons ATGGCGGCgcggcggccccgctccgcctcAG accATGACAGTGACGATGATTCCTACGAAGTGCTGGATTTAACAGAATATGCTCGACGTCACCATTGGTGGAATCGCCTGTTTGGCCGGAATTCAGGACCAATTGTTGAAAAATACTCTGTAGCCACACAAATTGTGATGGGAGGTGTGACTGGCTG GTGTGCGGGATTTTTGTTCCAGAAAGTCGGAAAGCTTGCAGCAACTGCAGTAGGTGGTGGCTTTCTTCTGCTTCAA ATTGCTAGTCATAGTGGATATGTACAAGTTGACTGGAAGAGAGTTGAAAAAGAtgtaaacaaagcaaaaaagcagttaaaaaagCGTGCAAATAAGGCAGCTCCTGAAATCAACACTCTGATTGAAGAG tccACAGAATTTATCAAGCAGAACATCGTGGTGTCCAGTGGGTTTGTTGGAGGCTTTTTGTTGGGTCTGGCATCGTAA